A window from Lusitaniella coriacea LEGE 07157 encodes these proteins:
- the wecB gene encoding non-hydrolyzing UDP-N-acetylglucosamine 2-epimerase, with translation MTSPTFPICITLGTRPEAIKLAPVIQKFQSSKRFKTHVVLTGQHREMVDQVMALFGLSADRDLEIMQPKQTLTDITCRSLQGLGTVFEEIRPKLIIVQGDTTTAFSAALAAFYQQIPVGHVEAGLRTDELFNPYPEEANRRLISQLGQLHFAPTPLAVENLKRSGVTGEIHQTGNTVIDALLEVAQKQPECSVPDLAWEKYRVLLATVHRRENWGDPLLDIIKGFRLILEQFPDTALLLPLHRNPTVREPIKEMLGEHPRVFLTEPLDYTQLVGAIQRSHLLLTDSGGLQEEAPSLGKPVLVLRETTERPEAIAAGTAKLVGTHPPDILQATQELLSDPQAYEKMATAINPFGDGRASERILEIVQAYLS, from the coding sequence ATGACATCTCCCACTTTTCCCATTTGTATCACGCTTGGAACGCGCCCTGAAGCCATTAAACTCGCTCCAGTAATCCAGAAATTTCAATCTTCAAAAAGGTTCAAAACCCACGTCGTGTTGACGGGTCAACACCGCGAGATGGTAGATCAAGTTATGGCGCTTTTTGGACTGAGTGCCGATCGCGATTTGGAGATTATGCAACCGAAACAAACCCTCACAGATATTACCTGTCGCAGTTTACAGGGGTTGGGAACGGTCTTCGAGGAAATTCGTCCCAAACTCATTATTGTTCAGGGAGATACCACCACGGCTTTTTCTGCGGCGCTAGCGGCGTTCTATCAACAAATTCCCGTGGGTCATGTAGAAGCGGGGTTGCGCACGGACGAGTTATTCAATCCCTATCCGGAAGAAGCCAATCGGCGCTTAATTTCTCAATTGGGTCAACTCCATTTTGCTCCCACTCCCTTAGCAGTCGAAAACCTCAAGCGTTCTGGGGTGACGGGGGAGATTCACCAGACGGGGAATACGGTGATTGATGCGTTGTTGGAAGTTGCCCAGAAACAACCGGAGTGTTCGGTTCCCGATTTAGCGTGGGAGAAGTATCGCGTGCTGTTGGCAACAGTACATCGTCGGGAAAATTGGGGCGATCCTTTATTGGATATTATTAAGGGATTTCGCCTGATTTTGGAGCAATTTCCCGATACAGCGTTGTTATTACCTCTCCATCGCAATCCAACGGTTAGAGAGCCGATTAAAGAGATGTTGGGAGAGCATCCGAGGGTATTTTTAACGGAACCGTTGGACTATACCCAACTGGTTGGCGCGATTCAGCGTTCTCATTTATTACTGACGGATTCCGGGGGATTGCAGGAGGAAGCACCGAGTTTGGGAAAACCCGTTTTGGTGTTGCGCGAGACAACGGAACGACCGGAAGCGATCGCGGCAGGAACTGCTAAACTCGTGGGAACCCATCCCCCGGACATTTTACAGGCAACCCAAGAATTGTTGAGTGACCCTCAAGCTTACGAAAAAATGGCAACGGCGATTAATCCCTTTGGCGATGGTCGTGCTTCTGAGAGAATTTTAGAGATTGTCCAGGCGTATCTATCCTAA
- a CDS encoding NAD(P)H dehydrogenase subunit NdhS: MILPGTTVKVINADDTYYCFEGLVQRISDGKAAVLFEGGNWDKLVSFQLSELEAVNLKKK; the protein is encoded by the coding sequence ATGATTTTACCCGGCACAACCGTTAAAGTAATCAACGCTGACGATACCTACTATTGCTTTGAAGGATTAGTCCAGCGCATCAGCGATGGCAAAGCCGCCGTCTTATTTGAAGGGGGAAATTGGGATAAGTTAGTTTCCTTCCAACTCTCCGAACTCGAAGCAGTCAATTTGAAGAAAAAATAA
- a CDS encoding HAS-barrel domain-containing protein — protein sequence MRLPLPQFAVDNRPPEHIAEVIETATTEFLAQCLEPEDLSFPAMPPFGSWVKAMDEESGNKVLAVVTHVTTAPIDSVHRARALGLSLAELREQQPQIFAMLKTEFRAVIVGFETPAPNQNGNPPTQGQIFQYLPPRPPQIHQAVYRCEPSEIITFSDTLDFLRILLNVKGVPMEALTAAAVREIYQLRNRDRQWLVQTGRTLSILLKDDYDCLRYILGQVHG from the coding sequence ATGCGCCTTCCTCTCCCTCAATTTGCCGTTGATAATCGCCCCCCAGAACACATTGCGGAGGTGATTGAAACCGCAACGACGGAATTCCTCGCGCAGTGTTTGGAACCGGAAGACTTGAGCTTTCCGGCGATGCCGCCTTTTGGCAGTTGGGTCAAAGCGATGGATGAAGAGTCGGGGAATAAAGTCTTGGCAGTGGTTACCCACGTTACCACGGCTCCCATCGATTCGGTGCATCGTGCGAGAGCGTTGGGTTTGTCCTTGGCAGAACTGCGAGAACAACAGCCGCAAATTTTTGCCATGCTCAAAACGGAGTTTCGCGCTGTTATTGTGGGATTTGAGACTCCTGCACCCAACCAGAATGGGAATCCGCCAACCCAGGGGCAAATCTTTCAATACTTACCGCCGCGTCCTCCCCAAATTCACCAAGCGGTGTATCGCTGCGAACCGTCGGAAATCATTACGTTTAGCGACACGTTGGATTTTTTGAGAATTTTGTTGAATGTAAAAGGCGTGCCAATGGAAGCACTAACGGCGGCTGCGGTTCGAGAAATTTACCAACTCCGCAATCGAGATCGTCAGTGGTTGGTTCAAACGGGACGCACCCTCAGTATTCTCCTTAAGGACGACTACGATTGTTTGCGCTACATCCTCGGACAAGTTCATGGATGA
- a CDS encoding SGNH/GDSL hydrolase family protein, whose protein sequence is MRYPAKYWIPVVLLSLPIASELILRWGLGFGNPPLLQADSEMGYRFQGNQKIERLGKRIEYNQYSQRSEPMSREKEEGTLRILMTGDSVLNGGNPIDQKETISELLEAKLSHSGQRVEVLNASAGSWGIGNQLGYLRAFGTLDSDVLIVQIGTHDLTQPTSTRDRVGTDPNYPNRAPTLALQELFVRYLLPQLALQLNKSAPPPEIPSPKDTEVQFQQNLQALQTLVRLTRQQGTDVCVLYTPNWTDVLPAPNFPPYKAKFFQLLQSLQIPVIDIHSVWSQLPTTTVESYFRDSVHLTVAGNRAIAEQLFPIFSQLQTSPCYSKK, encoded by the coding sequence ATGAGATATCCAGCAAAGTATTGGATTCCTGTCGTATTATTATCTCTTCCGATCGCGAGTGAATTGATTCTCCGTTGGGGATTGGGTTTTGGAAATCCCCCGCTACTTCAAGCCGATTCTGAGATGGGGTATCGCTTTCAGGGCAATCAAAAGATCGAGCGTTTGGGCAAACGGATTGAATACAATCAATATTCCCAGCGTTCGGAACCGATGTCTCGCGAGAAGGAGGAGGGGACGCTGAGGATTTTGATGACGGGGGATTCGGTTCTCAATGGCGGCAATCCCATCGATCAAAAAGAAACGATTTCGGAACTTCTTGAAGCTAAGTTATCCCATTCAGGGCAAAGGGTTGAGGTGTTGAATGCTTCGGCGGGGTCTTGGGGGATTGGCAATCAATTGGGTTATTTGCGCGCCTTTGGGACGCTGGATAGCGACGTGCTAATTGTGCAAATTGGGACTCACGATTTAACGCAACCGACCAGTACGCGCGATCGCGTGGGAACCGATCCCAACTATCCCAATCGCGCACCCACACTCGCATTGCAAGAACTTTTTGTCCGCTATCTTCTCCCCCAACTTGCCCTTCAGTTGAATAAATCCGCCCCTCCCCCGGAAATTCCCTCTCCCAAAGATACTGAAGTGCAATTCCAGCAAAACTTGCAAGCCCTGCAAACCTTGGTTCGCCTTACTCGACAGCAGGGGACTGACGTTTGCGTTCTTTACACGCCCAATTGGACGGATGTATTACCCGCGCCCAATTTTCCTCCCTACAAAGCAAAGTTTTTTCAGTTACTCCAATCCCTTCAAATTCCTGTTATAGACATTCATTCCGTCTGGTCGCAACTTCCCACAACGACGGTAGAATCATACTTTCGCGATAGCGTTCATCTTACCGTCGCCGGAAATCGCGCGATCGCGGAACAACTTTTCCCCATATTTTCACAATTGCAAACATCCCCTTGTTATTCAAAAAAATAA
- a CDS encoding glycosyltransferase family 4 protein — translation MLNEHLPKFLFPRTNPTQGKNPVFATLHRPRKVLIVNQFYPPDYAATGQLISELAAQLGNLGIQIDIFTGQPGYAFEKNSAPKREAFDRVSVQRSRTSRIFPLRIRGRAINGLLFCLRATLHLLKSIRNYDILLVTTEPPYLPVVGYFAYLLFRRPYVCLLYDLYPDVAVELDVVSPRHWLVRFWDWCNRLVWKNAQGIIVLSSTMKARVTAKYPAIADKVSIIASWADPDRIKPLDKENNWFARKFNLTHKFTVLYSGNLGRCHDMDTILDAAKNLENEPIQFVFIGHGAKLSSCLERAKTLELDNCLFLPYQEKSVLPYSLTACDLALVSISSGLEGLVAPSKLYGILAAGRPVAAICERDSYLSKLLDLARCGQAFENGDSAGLASYIRYLAADPQLAQTIGQLGRHYLKKNFTPQIIAQQYLEVLSPTKPRPD, via the coding sequence ATGTTAAACGAACACCTGCCGAAGTTTCTTTTTCCACGAACCAATCCAACTCAAGGGAAAAACCCAGTCTTTGCAACGCTGCACAGACCGAGGAAAGTCTTGATCGTCAACCAGTTTTATCCCCCGGATTATGCAGCAACGGGTCAGTTGATTTCTGAATTAGCCGCTCAATTGGGAAATTTGGGGATACAAATTGATATTTTCACCGGGCAACCGGGTTATGCGTTTGAGAAGAATTCCGCGCCGAAACGAGAAGCTTTCGATCGCGTAAGCGTACAACGATCGCGCACCTCTAGAATTTTCCCCCTGCGCATTCGCGGTCGAGCGATTAACGGCTTGCTTTTTTGTTTGCGTGCAACCCTTCATTTACTCAAAAGCATTCGGAATTACGATATTTTACTCGTCACCACCGAACCCCCTTACTTACCCGTGGTGGGCTATTTTGCCTATCTGCTGTTCCGCCGTCCCTACGTGTGCTTGCTCTACGATCTCTATCCCGATGTGGCGGTTGAATTGGATGTGGTGTCCCCGCGTCATTGGTTGGTGCGATTCTGGGATTGGTGCAACCGCCTCGTTTGGAAAAATGCCCAGGGAATTATCGTTCTCAGTTCGACGATGAAAGCGCGAGTTACAGCAAAATATCCCGCGATCGCGGATAAAGTCAGTATTATTGCTAGTTGGGCAGATCCCGACCGCATTAAACCCTTAGACAAGGAAAATAATTGGTTCGCGCGCAAATTTAACCTCACCCATAAATTCACCGTTCTCTACTCGGGAAATTTGGGTCGCTGTCACGATATGGACACGATTTTGGATGCGGCAAAAAACCTAGAAAACGAGCCAATTCAATTCGTCTTTATCGGTCACGGCGCAAAACTGTCGAGTTGTCTCGAACGAGCAAAAACCCTCGAACTGGACAATTGCCTCTTTCTCCCCTACCAAGAAAAATCTGTCCTCCCCTATTCTCTCACCGCTTGCGATCTCGCCTTAGTCAGCATCAGCTCTGGTTTAGAAGGGTTGGTCGCCCCCAGCAAACTCTACGGGATTTTAGCGGCGGGTCGTCCGGTGGCGGCAATTTGCGAGCGCGATTCCTATTTATCCAAACTCCTCGATCTCGCTCGTTGCGGTCAAGCCTTCGAGAATGGCGATAGTGCGGGTTTAGCGAGCTATATTCGCTATCTTGCTGCCGACCCCCAGCTTGCACAAACCATCGGACAACTGGGACGGCACTACCTCAAAAAGAACTTCACCCCCCAAATTATTGCTCAACAGTATTTAGAGGTTTTATCTCCCACAAAGCCGCGTCCGGATTAA
- the pedR gene encoding photosynthetic electron transport-dependent transcriptional regulator PedR: MAKEKSRLSESLSEREVQIIDLIANGLTNNEIAIQLEISKRTVDNHISNILTKTKTGNRVALVRWALQWGKVCLDDVNCCTLPRSRAGEIAN, translated from the coding sequence ATGGCAAAGGAAAAGTCGCGGCTTTCGGAGTCTCTCTCAGAGCGAGAAGTGCAGATTATCGATTTGATTGCAAACGGTCTGACCAATAATGAAATTGCAATCCAACTCGAAATTAGCAAGCGAACGGTTGACAACCATATCAGCAATATTTTGACGAAGACGAAAACGGGCAATCGAGTGGCATTGGTGCGCTGGGCGTTGCAGTGGGGGAAGGTTTGCCTCGATGATGTCAATTGTTGCACGCTGCCTCGATCGCGCGCGGGAGAGATTGCCAATTGA
- a CDS encoding TolB family protein: MHQSLKVWGLLSCIVLLGCQDGGSITPPPQNLGTSLNTKTAEQSPHLNYSGRYLAFASDRHTARGIFVYDLQRRSFLPLPGLNQPGVYHDQPDISADGRYIVYLSEQGGKTDVLVYDRARSRTENLTKNKVGQVRSPTISGNGRFVAFETNRSGQWDIELYDRGVGIDLSLPQAQPNPKSD; the protein is encoded by the coding sequence ATGCACCAGAGCTTAAAAGTATGGGGATTATTGAGTTGCATCGTTCTCCTGGGCTGTCAAGATGGGGGGTCGATTACCCCGCCACCGCAAAATTTGGGAACCTCGCTCAATACCAAGACTGCCGAACAATCGCCGCATTTAAACTATAGCGGTCGCTACCTTGCCTTTGCCTCCGATCGCCATACCGCCAGAGGAATTTTTGTTTACGACCTCCAGCGTCGCAGTTTCCTGCCTTTACCGGGACTCAATCAGCCGGGAGTGTATCACGATCAACCGGATATTAGTGCGGATGGTCGTTATATTGTTTATCTTTCCGAGCAAGGGGGGAAAACTGACGTTCTCGTTTACGATCGCGCGCGATCGCGGACTGAAAATCTGACTAAAAATAAAGTCGGTCAAGTGCGTTCCCCCACCATTAGCGGTAACGGACGCTTTGTTGCCTTTGAAACCAATCGTTCCGGACAGTGGGACATCGAACTATACGATCGCGGCGTTGGAATAGACCTCTCTCTTCCCCAAGCGCAGCCCAATCCAAAAAGCGATTAG